One genomic window of Streptococcus mitis includes the following:
- a CDS encoding V-type ATP synthase subunit D, whose amino-acid sequence MVRLNVKPTRMELNNLKERLKTAERGHKLLKDKRDELMRRFISLIRENNQLRKEVESYLIDNLKSFAVAKSLKNSQMVEELFSIPSKEIELFVEKENIMSVTVPRMHMNITSQNENSEYSYLSSNSEMDDVFATMNSLIDKLLRLAEVEKTCQLMADEIEKTRRRVNGLEYSIIPNLSETIHYIELKLEEAERANLVRIMKVK is encoded by the coding sequence ATGGTACGTTTGAATGTAAAACCAACTCGTATGGAATTGAATAACTTAAAGGAACGTTTGAAAACAGCTGAACGTGGACATAAGTTATTAAAGGATAAAAGAGATGAATTGATGAGGCGATTTATTTCTTTGATTCGTGAGAATAATCAACTTCGGAAAGAAGTAGAAAGTTATCTAATTGATAATCTAAAATCCTTTGCAGTTGCTAAATCATTAAAGAATTCTCAAATGGTGGAGGAATTATTTTCAATTCCATCGAAAGAAATTGAATTATTTGTTGAGAAAGAAAATATCATGAGTGTAACAGTTCCTAGAATGCATATGAATATTACTTCTCAAAATGAGAACAGTGAATACAGCTATTTATCTTCTAATAGTGAAATGGATGATGTATTTGCTACAATGAATAGTTTAATTGATAAATTACTAAGACTGGCAGAAGTTGAAAAAACGTGTCAGTTAATGGCTGATGAAATAGAAAAAACACGTAGACGTGTAAATGGTTTAGAATACTCGATTATTCCAAACTTGTCGGAAACTATTCATTATATAGAATTGAAACTAGAGGAGGCAGAAAGAGCCAATTTAGTTCGTATTATGAAAGTGAAGTAG